One stretch of Gopherus flavomarginatus isolate rGopFla2 chromosome 2, rGopFla2.mat.asm, whole genome shotgun sequence DNA includes these proteins:
- the GNRH1 gene encoding progonadoliberin-1 produces the protein MEKTRKLFVRFLIFILSVEICLAQHWSYGLQPGGKRDAENLVESFQEIASEMEKIGELQHFECTGPHQRSMLGGLKGALASLIEGDVGRKKI, from the exons ATGGAGAAGACCAGGAAGCTCTTTGTAAGGTTCCTCATATTTATTCTGTCTGTGGAGATTTGCTTGGCGCAACACTGGTCTTATGGCCTGCAACCGGGAGGAAAGCGGGATGCTGAAAATCTGGTAGAATCATTCCAGGAG ATTGCTAGTGAAATGGAAAAAATAGGTGAACTGCAGCATTTTGAATGCACTGGCCCACATCAGCGCTCCATGCTTGGTGGTCTGAAGGGAGCTCTG GCAAGTCTGATTGAAGGAGACGTGGGGCGAAAGAAGATCTGA